A window of the Euzebya pacifica genome harbors these coding sequences:
- the carB gene encoding carbamoyl-phosphate synthase large subunit, with amino-acid sequence MPKRTDIQSILILGSGPIVIGQACEFDYSGVQACKVLRREGYRVILVNSNPATIMTDPEFADATYVEPLTVEFVEKVIAKEKPDAILPTLGGQTGLNVAMDLAKAGVLERHGVEMIGASIDAIDLAEDRRSFNTAMREIGLEQARAGRVSIGREHDLAQVPAAMAEAQKLAEEFGYPLLVRSSYTLGGAGSGIVETPEDFERMVREGLEASPIGEVQIDESLLGWKEYELEVMRDHADNCVVICTIENLDPMGVHTGDSITVAPAQTLSDTEYQVMRDAAFAVMRKVGVATGGSNVQFAVDPSDGRMVVIEMNPRVSRSSALASKATGFPIAKIAALLAVGYTLDEIPNDITKSTLAAFEPSIDYVVTKIPRFAFEKFPGASHTLGTQMKSVGEVMAIGRTFKESLNKALRSLENGTIGLTGRGGEAGEGTGSALDPTELADRVATPTAERIHWVDAALTRGWDLGQVAALSGYDPWFVDQILQIVEMRRELRGSELLANVDDDLLRRAKRMGFSDALIANVVGAEEVEVRERRHETGLRPVYKTVDTCAGEFGAETPYYYSTYEEESEIRPADKPRAIILGSGPNRIGQGIEFDYCCVHAVFALRDAGYETVMVNCNPETVSTDYDTADRLYFEPLTLEDVLEIAHAEGATPRIGPSVAIDEHGVAGVLVQFGGQTPLKIAGALEAEGVPIMGTKPAAIDLAEDRGRFNAILERLGISQPPGAVAQSVEHALGIAERIGFPVLVRPSYVLGGRAMEIVYTAEQMTEWLDKNAGEGEVLVDRFFENATEVDVDAVFDGTDAFVGGVMEHIEEAGIHSGDSACVVPPLTLGKVTQGILKAHAAAIAEALGTRGLINIQFAVRDSEIVVIEANPRASRTIPFISKATGVPLAKVAATVMSGAKLADLDLGPDAVDGPTLPFNAVKEAVLPFNRFPGVDTRLGPEMRSTGEVMGIDPDFGVAFAKSQAGTGAMILPLKGRVFCSLANRDKRAMIFPVKRLAQLGFDIVATAGTAETLQRAGVDAEIIGKFSDGGPSVVNRIEDGEIDLVLNTPTGIGARADGYEIRTAAVSHGIPCITTLPGILAAIQGIEALRQSDGDVRSLQDYHRELAER; translated from the coding sequence ATGCCGAAGCGCACCGACATCCAGTCCATCCTGATCCTCGGGTCCGGGCCGATCGTCATCGGCCAGGCCTGCGAGTTCGACTACTCCGGCGTCCAGGCCTGCAAGGTCCTCCGCCGCGAGGGCTACCGGGTCATCCTGGTGAACTCCAACCCGGCGACGATCATGACGGACCCCGAGTTCGCCGACGCCACCTACGTCGAGCCGCTCACCGTGGAGTTCGTGGAGAAGGTGATCGCCAAGGAGAAGCCCGACGCGATCCTTCCCACCCTCGGTGGGCAGACCGGCCTCAACGTCGCCATGGACCTGGCCAAGGCCGGTGTCCTCGAACGGCACGGCGTGGAGATGATCGGCGCCAGCATCGACGCCATCGACCTGGCCGAGGACCGTCGCTCGTTCAACACCGCGATGCGCGAGATCGGCCTCGAGCAGGCGCGTGCCGGCCGCGTCTCGATCGGCCGTGAGCACGACCTGGCCCAGGTCCCCGCCGCCATGGCCGAGGCCCAGAAGCTGGCCGAGGAGTTCGGCTACCCGCTGCTCGTCCGCTCCTCCTACACCCTCGGCGGCGCCGGCTCCGGGATCGTCGAGACCCCCGAGGACTTCGAGCGCATGGTCCGCGAGGGCCTCGAGGCCAGCCCCATCGGTGAGGTCCAGATCGACGAGTCGCTGCTCGGCTGGAAGGAGTACGAGCTGGAGGTCATGCGGGACCACGCCGACAACTGCGTGGTCATCTGCACGATCGAGAACCTCGACCCGATGGGCGTGCACACCGGCGACTCCATCACCGTCGCCCCCGCCCAGACCCTCTCCGACACCGAGTACCAGGTGATGCGCGACGCCGCCTTCGCCGTCATGCGCAAGGTGGGAGTGGCCACCGGTGGCTCCAACGTGCAGTTCGCCGTGGACCCCTCCGACGGCCGCATGGTCGTCATCGAGATGAACCCGCGTGTCAGCCGCTCCTCGGCGCTGGCGTCCAAGGCCACCGGCTTCCCGATCGCCAAGATCGCGGCCCTGCTGGCCGTCGGCTACACCCTCGACGAGATCCCCAACGACATCACCAAGTCGACCCTGGCCGCCTTCGAGCCGTCCATCGACTACGTCGTCACCAAGATCCCGCGGTTCGCCTTCGAGAAGTTCCCCGGGGCCAGCCACACCCTCGGCACCCAGATGAAGTCCGTCGGCGAGGTCATGGCGATCGGCCGGACCTTCAAGGAGTCGCTGAACAAGGCGCTCCGGTCGCTGGAGAACGGCACCATCGGCCTGACCGGCCGTGGTGGCGAGGCAGGGGAGGGGACCGGCAGCGCGCTGGACCCGACCGAGCTCGCCGACCGGGTCGCCACCCCCACCGCCGAGCGGATCCACTGGGTCGACGCCGCGCTGACCCGTGGCTGGGACCTCGGCCAGGTCGCGGCGCTGTCGGGCTACGACCCGTGGTTCGTCGACCAGATCCTGCAGATCGTGGAGATGCGACGCGAGCTGCGCGGCTCCGAGCTGCTGGCCAACGTCGACGACGACCTGCTGCGCCGCGCCAAGCGGATGGGTTTCTCCGACGCCCTCATCGCCAACGTCGTCGGCGCGGAGGAGGTCGAGGTCCGCGAACGTCGCCACGAGACCGGCCTGCGCCCCGTCTACAAGACCGTCGACACGTGCGCCGGCGAGTTCGGCGCCGAGACGCCCTACTACTACTCCACCTACGAGGAGGAGAGCGAGATCCGCCCGGCCGACAAGCCGCGCGCGATCATCCTCGGCTCGGGGCCCAACCGCATCGGCCAGGGCATCGAGTTCGACTACTGCTGCGTCCACGCCGTCTTCGCCCTCCGCGACGCGGGCTACGAGACCGTGATGGTCAACTGCAACCCCGAGACGGTCTCCACCGACTACGACACCGCGGACCGGCTGTACTTCGAGCCGCTCACGCTGGAGGACGTGCTGGAGATCGCCCACGCCGAGGGGGCGACCCCGCGCATCGGCCCGTCGGTGGCCATCGACGAACACGGCGTGGCCGGTGTCCTCGTGCAGTTCGGCGGGCAGACCCCGCTGAAGATCGCCGGGGCGCTGGAGGCGGAGGGTGTGCCGATCATGGGCACCAAGCCGGCCGCCATCGACCTGGCCGAGGACCGCGGCCGGTTCAACGCCATCCTCGAGCGGCTCGGCATCAGCCAGCCCCCGGGCGCCGTCGCGCAGTCCGTCGAGCACGCCCTGGGCATCGCCGAACGCATCGGCTTCCCCGTCCTGGTCCGTCCCTCCTACGTGCTGGGCGGCCGGGCGATGGAGATCGTCTACACCGCCGAGCAGATGACGGAGTGGCTGGACAAGAACGCCGGCGAGGGCGAGGTGCTCGTCGACCGGTTCTTCGAGAACGCCACCGAGGTCGACGTCGACGCGGTCTTCGACGGCACCGACGCGTTCGTCGGCGGGGTCATGGAACACATCGAGGAGGCCGGCATCCACTCCGGTGACTCGGCGTGCGTCGTCCCGCCGCTGACCCTCGGCAAGGTCACCCAGGGGATCCTGAAGGCGCACGCGGCCGCCATCGCCGAGGCGCTGGGCACCCGTGGGCTGATCAACATCCAGTTCGCCGTGCGGGACTCCGAGATCGTCGTGATCGAGGCCAACCCGCGCGCGTCCCGGACGATCCCGTTCATCTCCAAGGCCACCGGTGTGCCGCTGGCAAAGGTCGCCGCCACCGTCATGTCCGGCGCCAAGCTGGCCGACCTCGACCTCGGTCCCGACGCCGTCGACGGACCGACGCTGCCGTTCAACGCCGTGAAGGAGGCCGTGCTGCCGTTCAACCGGTTCCCCGGCGTCGACACGCGGCTGGGCCCGGAGATGCGCTCCACCGGTGAGGTCATGGGCATCGACCCCGACTTCGGTGTGGCGTTCGCCAAGTCCCAGGCCGGCACCGGCGCGATGATCCTGCCGCTCAAGGGACGGGTCTTCTGCTCGCTGGCCAACCGTGACAAGCGCGCGATGATCTTCCCGGTCAAGCGGCTGGCGCAGCTCGGCTTCGACATCGTCGCCACGGCAGGGACGGCGGAGACGCTGCAGCGTGCCGGCGTGGACGCGGAGATCATCGGCAAGTTCAGCGACGGCGGCCCGTCGGTCGTCAACCGCATCGAGGACGGCGAGATCGACCTCGTGCTGAACACCCCGACCGGCATCGGCGCCCGCGCCGACGGCTACGAGATCCGCACCGCCGCGGTCAGCCACGGCATCCCGTGCATCACGACCCTGCCGGGCATCCTCGCCGCCATCCAGGGCATCGAGGCGCTCCGCCAGTCCGACGGCGACGTCCGGTCGCTGCAGGACTACCACCGCGAGCTCGCCGAGCGCTGA
- a CDS encoding peptidoglycan-binding domain-containing protein, whose translation MTDDFQSDEHTLCNGCSVSTGNYVAMWQLFLRADYAFTAACGNIDGFWGSSTRNATKTYQALYGLSQDGIVGGNTWNAADNNLLRVDSTQIDYRGDTITPVLSKEGTGLAPYFLEYWNSGDGVIRFSDTVHPVNDMRKC comes from the coding sequence GTGACCGACGACTTTCAGTCCGATGAACACACGCTATGCAACGGCTGTTCGGTGTCGACTGGAAACTACGTCGCTATGTGGCAACTGTTCTTGCGAGCGGACTACGCATTTACTGCGGCTTGCGGCAATATCGACGGGTTCTGGGGGAGCTCGACGCGAAACGCCACCAAGACGTATCAAGCCCTCTACGGCCTCTCGCAGGACGGCATTGTCGGGGGAAACACGTGGAACGCTGCCGACAACAACCTTCTCCGGGTCGATTCAACTCAAATAGACTATCGCGGTGACACCATCACCCCAGTATTGAGCAAGGAGGGCACAGGGTTGGCCCCCTACTTCTTGGAGTACTGGAACAGCGGGGACGGGGTTATTCGCTTCAGTGATACCGTCCACCCCGTCAATGACATGCGGAAGTGCTGA